A region from the Polaribacter sp. Hel1_33_78 genome encodes:
- a CDS encoding acyl-CoA reductase, which translates to MISIQNRITALVKLGDFLGQFSIEKVEKRDNIEHNELFFEGFLHQIKIAQESNSWFTKNNILFALNSISKSLTYNSLYVFVESVNLNIISSKKVAVIMAGNIPLVGFHDFLSVLISGHSVLVKQSSNDKHLLPFLAKYLEHIEENFKGKITFTEEKLTDFDAVIATGSDNTARYFEFYFKNKPNIIRKSRNSVAIITGKETEQDFIKLSDDVFQYFGLGCRSVSKLYVPKDYNFDMFFAGMYSKKDMIHNAKYANNYDYNKAVYLMSLYDLLENGFLMIKEDKSYSSPIATIFYEYYENEIDLKIKLHQDKEKIQCIVAKDFIENEVGFGQTQSPKLTDYADGVNTLEFLTKI; encoded by the coding sequence ATGATTAGTATTCAAAACAGAATTACTGCACTTGTAAAACTAGGAGACTTTTTAGGTCAGTTTTCTATAGAAAAAGTAGAAAAAAGAGATAATATTGAACATAATGAACTCTTCTTTGAAGGCTTTTTACACCAGATTAAAATAGCTCAAGAAAGCAATTCTTGGTTTACAAAAAATAACATTTTATTCGCTTTAAATAGCATAAGTAAGTCACTAACTTACAATAGTTTATATGTATTTGTAGAAAGTGTTAATTTAAATATTATTTCATCTAAAAAAGTAGCGGTTATCATGGCTGGAAATATTCCGTTAGTGGGCTTTCATGATTTTTTATCAGTCTTAATTTCAGGTCATTCTGTCTTGGTAAAGCAATCATCTAATGACAAACATTTATTACCCTTTTTAGCAAAATATTTAGAGCACATTGAAGAGAACTTTAAAGGGAAAATTACTTTTACAGAAGAAAAGTTAACTGATTTTGATGCAGTAATCGCTACAGGAAGTGATAATACAGCTCGTTATTTTGAATTTTATTTTAAGAATAAACCAAATATTATCAGAAAAAGCAGAAATTCGGTGGCAATTATCACTGGTAAAGAAACGGAGCAAGATTTTATAAAATTATCTGATGATGTTTTTCAATATTTTGGTTTAGGCTGCAGAAGCGTTTCAAAATTATATGTACCAAAAGACTACAATTTCGATATGTTCTTTGCGGGAATGTATTCAAAGAAAGATATGATTCATAATGCGAAATATGCTAATAATTATGATTATAATAAAGCAGTATATTTGATGAGTCTTTATGATTTGCTAGAAAACGGTTTTCTCATGATTAAAGAAGATAAAAGCTACTCCTCTCCTATTGCGACCATTTTCTATGAATATTACGAGAATGAAATAGATTTAAAAATAAAATTACATCAAGACAAGGAAAAAATTCAATGTATTGTTGCTAAAGACTTTATTGAAAATGAAGTTGGTTTTGGACAAACACAATCTCCAAAGTTAACAGATTATGCAGATGGAGTGAATACTTTAGAATTTTTAACAAAAATATGA
- a CDS encoding 4Fe-4S dicluster domain-containing protein — protein MAIIITDECINCGACEPECPNTAIYEGADDWKYSDGTDLKGNAVLPNGNSVNADEDQEPISDEIYYIVADKCTECKGFHEEPQCAAVCPVDCCVPDDENVETEEELLEKQRFMHQK, from the coding sequence ATGGCAATTATAATAACAGATGAATGTATAAATTGTGGGGCTTGTGAACCAGAATGTCCTAACACGGCAATTTATGAAGGAGCAGATGATTGGAAGTATTCAGATGGAACAGATTTAAAAGGAAATGCAGTTTTGCCAAATGGTAATTCTGTGAATGCGGATGAAGATCAGGAACCAATCTCAGATGAAATTTATTACATCGTGGCAGATAAGTGCACAGAATGTAAAGGTTTTCATGAAGAGCCTCAATGTGCTGCAGTTTGTCCTGTAGATTGTTGTGTGCCAGATGACGAAAATGTGGAGACTGAAGAAGAATTGCTGGAGAAGCAACGATTCATGCATCAGAAGTAA
- a CDS encoding TonB-dependent receptor: MKQKYLLKFCTIAFMFMLPLGLMAQTIKGKVTDSSGEGLPYMNVVEKGNTSNGVISDDNGEFSINVKSLPTTLVVSSMGFETKNVKVIQPSYLTIVVNEDNALDEVVVTGSRTPARSNTKSPLPIDVVSAKDLISTGQTSFDKALQYKIPSFNTVQTPVNDATSLLDPYEIRNMGPSRTLILINGKRKNLSALLYTQTSPGRGETGADISGIPTDAIKSIEILRDGASAQYGSDAIAGVMNIILKDSPNGGSATLRTGMTSEGDGEMFGVSVNNGSTIGNGDGFVNYTVDFSKTSLANRPGTVNARGEAADFGASLGFVEEFLSRKPDAGNINGSPETAAAKFLLNGAYNLSEESKVYFNAAFINKKVNSFANYRTPYWRTVDSFPYLADFFPGDHPTNAGGYDGYVPTFEGDLNDYNATVGFKSVINDWNVDASFTTGGNAQTYKVNQSHNRNFVYVPTYNETTGEFDATSIYRENSKQSFDPGGTRFSHNVGNIDVSKILSDNLSFAFGSEFRYETFEVIEGELGSYDGGGADSFSGNSPENSGVFTRYNFGGYASLNWNPSENLTLDGTIRSENYSDFGNAFVWKLSSAYTINDKYTLRGSLSTGFRAPTLHQIYTQKAQYSFVPGQGIQVGGLVNNVSSQAGLLGIPKLKEETSTNFTFGLGGKVNRNLSFTVDYYSINVEDRIVLSTEIGATAAGNTPLDQVLSANNLSDVSFFVNALDTKTSGLDVVLSYGNLDVGEGKLGFNLSGNYTIQNERDGDVKNPTLVSNAGQSVVNATQEALFFTSRPKTKWILGSTYDIGKWGWSLNNTYFGKTTFKQQGMSTDLRTEFTPKIVTDLGINYNATDKLTIALNVNNLLNVLPEWSFKAENAAGQALIDNTTLNGAGVTPIQEQSNLITFNQRYSQMTYDGYHFSQLGTMFNLSLNYQF, encoded by the coding sequence ATGAAACAAAAGTATTTATTAAAATTTTGTACAATTGCTTTTATGTTTATGCTTCCTTTAGGATTAATGGCGCAAACTATAAAAGGTAAAGTAACAGATTCATCTGGCGAAGGTTTGCCATATATGAATGTTGTTGAAAAAGGAAACACTTCTAATGGAGTTATTTCTGACGATAATGGAGAGTTCTCTATTAATGTAAAGAGTTTACCTACAACTTTAGTAGTTTCTTCTATGGGTTTTGAGACTAAAAATGTTAAAGTAATTCAGCCTTCTTATTTAACAATTGTTGTTAATGAAGATAATGCTTTAGATGAGGTTGTTGTAACAGGTTCTAGAACACCAGCAAGATCTAATACTAAAAGTCCATTACCAATTGATGTTGTATCTGCTAAAGATTTAATTTCAACAGGACAGACTTCTTTTGACAAGGCTTTACAATACAAGATTCCATCATTTAATACAGTTCAAACACCAGTAAATGATGCGACTTCTTTATTAGATCCATATGAAATTAGAAATATGGGACCAAGTAGAACATTAATCTTAATTAATGGGAAACGTAAGAACTTAAGTGCTTTATTATACACTCAAACTTCACCAGGACGTGGAGAAACAGGTGCTGATATTTCAGGTATACCTACAGACGCAATTAAATCTATTGAGATTTTAAGAGATGGAGCTTCTGCTCAGTATGGTTCTGATGCCATTGCTGGAGTTATGAATATTATCTTAAAAGACAGCCCTAATGGTGGTTCTGCTACTTTAAGAACTGGTATGACTTCTGAAGGAGATGGTGAAATGTTTGGTGTTTCTGTTAACAATGGTTCTACTATTGGAAACGGCGATGGCTTTGTTAATTATACAGTAGACTTTTCTAAAACAAGCTTAGCTAACAGACCTGGTACAGTAAATGCAAGAGGAGAAGCTGCTGACTTTGGAGCTAGTTTAGGATTTGTTGAAGAGTTTTTATCGAGAAAACCAGATGCTGGAAATATCAATGGATCTCCAGAAACTGCTGCTGCTAAATTTTTATTGAATGGTGCTTATAACTTAAGTGAAGAATCTAAAGTCTATTTCAATGCTGCTTTTATCAATAAAAAAGTAAATTCTTTTGCAAACTACAGAACTCCATATTGGAGAACAGTAGATAGCTTTCCTTATTTAGCTGATTTTTTCCCTGGCGATCACCCAACAAATGCTGGAGGGTATGATGGGTATGTTCCTACATTTGAAGGAGACTTGAATGATTACAATGCTACAGTAGGATTTAAATCTGTAATTAATGATTGGAATGTAGATGCAAGTTTTACTACTGGTGGAAATGCTCAAACATATAAAGTAAATCAATCTCACAACAGAAACTTTGTATACGTTCCAACATACAATGAAACAACTGGAGAATTTGATGCGACTTCTATTTACAGAGAAAATTCAAAACAGTCTTTTGATCCAGGTGGAACTCGTTTTTCTCATAACGTAGGAAATATTGATGTTTCTAAAATTTTATCAGATAATTTAAGTTTTGCATTTGGTTCAGAGTTTAGATACGAAACTTTTGAGGTTATAGAAGGTGAATTAGGTTCTTATGATGGTGGTGGTGCAGATTCATTTTCTGGAAATAGCCCAGAGAACTCAGGAGTTTTTACACGTTATAACTTTGGTGGATATGCTTCTTTAAATTGGAACCCTTCAGAAAATTTAACTTTAGATGGTACAATTAGAAGTGAAAACTATTCTGACTTTGGAAATGCATTTGTTTGGAAATTAAGTTCTGCTTATACTATAAATGACAAGTATACCTTAAGAGGATCTTTATCAACAGGATTTAGAGCTCCAACGTTGCACCAAATTTACACACAAAAAGCGCAGTATAGCTTTGTTCCGGGACAAGGAATTCAAGTTGGTGGTTTAGTAAATAATGTTTCTTCTCAAGCAGGTTTATTAGGTATTCCTAAATTAAAAGAAGAAACTTCTACTAACTTTACATTTGGTCTTGGAGGAAAAGTAAATAGAAATTTAAGCTTTACTGTAGATTATTATAGTATCAACGTTGAGGATAGAATTGTTTTAAGTACTGAAATCGGTGCTACTGCTGCAGGAAATACGCCTTTGGATCAAGTATTATCTGCTAATAACCTATCTGATGTAAGTTTCTTTGTAAACGCCTTAGATACTAAAACTTCAGGATTAGATGTAGTTTTAAGCTATGGTAACTTAGACGTTGGTGAAGGAAAATTAGGCTTTAACTTATCTGGAAACTATACAATTCAAAATGAGAGAGATGGGGATGTTAAAAATCCAACATTAGTTTCTAATGCTGGCCAATCTGTAGTTAATGCAACTCAAGAAGCTTTATTCTTTACCTCTAGACCAAAAACAAAGTGGATTTTAGGATCGACTTACGATATTGGTAAATGGGGATGGTCTTTAAACAATACTTACTTTGGAAAAACTACTTTCAAACAACAAGGTATGAGTACTGATTTAAGAACAGAATTTACTCCAAAAATTGTTACAGATTTAGGAATTAACTATAATGCAACTGATAAATTAACCATTGCTTTAAATGTTAATAACTTATTGAATGTATTACCTGAATGGTCGTTTAAAGCAGAAAATGCTGCAGGACAAGCTTTAATTGATAATACTACACTTAACGGTGCTGGTGTTACTCCAATACAAGAGCAATCTAACTTAATTACTTTTAACCAACGTTATTCTCAAATGACATATGATGGTTACCACTTTAGTCAATTAGGTACGATGTTTAATTTATCATTAAACTACCAATTCTAA
- a CDS encoding TonB-dependent receptor, with the protein MVQKLVIKLILIVFVTFYFQNTTAQEFKNNTIPLTTLLDKMSNDYKVFFTYSANLLKNKFIQEKGFKDLSLKESIFLLQKITPFLFDDLGNSYYVIYPKKENDKKKFLAKNKNILSRDIFIDSTFKSNKIIVRGIVLSSDNTPLGGATLQEKESLEGTTTNRDGTFEFETQKENNITISFLGHNSKTISLKPNIFQSITLLSGQELEEVQIVGSRNKNRVANDTPVAIDFIDIQETSSKSIQVEVNQFLQYVIPSFNATKQSGADGADHIDPATIRGLGPDQTLVLINGKRRHQASLINLYGTRGRGNSGTDLNAIPISAIKRIELLRDGASAQYGSDAIAGVLNIVLKDSDNELNVTSTLGFHNANNNTVFPNSADGFTYKLGLNYGTKINKGGFINFTVEALSADNTIRPGTAAREKFGQAAVKNVSIFLNSEVPIYENTKLYFNGGFNYKNTEAFAFTRKSDSERNVLNIYPNGFNPLITSNILDNSFSIGMLTNFKEWNVDVNNTFGRNNFHYFIKNTLNATLEDNSPTEFDAGGHQLIQNTTSIDFSKYFTATSYGFNIALGLEYRLDKYKIFSGEEASYGSYDINGDLVNSKTPVSDYKNYNGAIRPGGSQGFPGYSPENEVDRNRSNLSIYIDTEIDFSEKFMIGSALRYEYYSDFGSTLNYKLASRYKINRKFNLRGSFSTGFRAPSLAQSYYNLTFTNFIGNTPSESFLIANNSPIARRFNIDKLREEKARNFSFGFTAKLSSNFNATVDTYSVFIKDRIILSGNFDASNLGLGLDNVQFFANGVDTKTTGIDLVLNWNKSIGNKTFSIDFSGNINYMSISDIKNKILDQETFFGKRDQQFLLASAPKSKFNLGLNYQYKKIKTSLNFTRFSKITLIDWQLSQDVSNFNNSELERLEAATDIYRPKITTDLHLSYQINTLINLQFGANNLFNIYPTIQNSYTDSGGLWDATQMGTNGSFYYTKLNLKL; encoded by the coding sequence ATGGTTCAAAAATTAGTAATAAAACTTATATTAATTGTTTTTGTAACTTTTTATTTTCAAAACACAACTGCTCAAGAGTTTAAAAACAATACAATTCCTTTAACAACATTACTAGATAAAATGAGTAATGATTACAAAGTATTCTTTACTTATAGTGCTAATCTTCTTAAAAATAAATTTATTCAAGAAAAAGGATTTAAAGACCTAAGTTTAAAAGAATCTATTTTTTTATTACAAAAAATTACACCCTTTCTTTTTGATGATTTAGGAAATAGTTATTATGTAATTTATCCTAAAAAAGAAAACGATAAAAAGAAATTTCTCGCGAAAAATAAAAATATTTTGTCTAGAGATATTTTTATTGATAGTACTTTTAAGAGCAATAAGATAATTGTTCGAGGAATCGTTTTAAGTTCAGACAATACTCCACTTGGTGGAGCAACTTTGCAAGAAAAAGAATCTTTAGAGGGGACCACGACAAATAGAGATGGAACTTTTGAATTTGAAACTCAAAAAGAAAACAACATTACAATAAGTTTTTTAGGACATAATTCTAAAACTATTAGCCTAAAACCAAATATATTTCAGTCAATTACTTTATTATCTGGACAAGAATTAGAAGAAGTACAAATAGTCGGTTCTAGAAATAAGAATAGGGTGGCTAATGACACACCGGTTGCCATTGATTTTATAGATATACAAGAAACTTCAAGCAAAAGTATACAGGTAGAAGTAAATCAATTTTTACAATATGTAATACCTTCGTTTAATGCCACAAAACAATCTGGTGCTGACGGTGCAGACCATATAGATCCTGCAACTATACGAGGTTTAGGCCCAGACCAAACTTTAGTGTTAATTAATGGTAAAAGAAGACACCAAGCATCTTTAATCAATTTATACGGAACTCGAGGAAGAGGGAATTCTGGAACCGATTTAAATGCAATTCCCATCTCTGCGATAAAAAGAATAGAATTATTACGCGATGGTGCATCAGCCCAATATGGCTCTGACGCCATTGCAGGCGTTCTAAATATTGTTTTAAAAGATTCGGATAACGAATTAAACGTCACTTCGACTTTAGGTTTTCATAACGCAAATAATAATACTGTCTTCCCGAATAGTGCTGATGGATTTACCTATAAATTAGGTTTAAACTATGGAACAAAGATAAATAAGGGAGGTTTTATAAATTTTACTGTTGAAGCCTTGTCCGCGGATAATACAATAAGACCAGGAACTGCAGCAAGAGAAAAATTTGGACAAGCAGCAGTAAAAAATGTCAGTATTTTTTTAAACTCAGAAGTTCCTATTTATGAGAACACCAAGCTGTACTTTAATGGAGGTTTTAATTATAAAAACACGGAAGCCTTTGCTTTTACTCGAAAATCTGATAGCGAAAGAAATGTTCTTAATATTTACCCAAATGGATTTAATCCACTGATTACTTCGAATATTTTAGATAATTCATTCTCCATTGGAATGCTTACAAATTTCAAAGAATGGAATGTTGATGTTAATAATACTTTTGGAAGAAATAACTTTCACTACTTCATTAAAAACACATTGAATGCTACGCTTGAAGATAATTCTCCAACAGAATTTGATGCTGGTGGTCATCAATTAATACAAAATACCACAAGTATTGATTTTTCAAAATACTTTACAGCGACCTCTTATGGGTTTAATATCGCTCTAGGACTGGAATATCGATTAGACAAATACAAAATATTTTCTGGTGAAGAAGCCTCATATGGTTCCTACGATATTAATGGAGATTTAGTCAACTCAAAAACTCCGGTTTCAGATTATAAAAATTATAATGGAGCAATAAGACCGGGTGGATCTCAGGGATTTCCTGGATATTCCCCAGAAAATGAAGTAGATCGAAATAGATCAAATCTTAGTATTTATATTGATACAGAAATAGATTTTTCAGAGAAATTCATGATCGGTTCCGCTTTACGTTACGAATATTATAGTGATTTTGGAAGTACATTAAATTACAAACTTGCATCTAGGTATAAAATTAACAGAAAATTTAATCTAAGAGGTTCTTTTAGTACAGGTTTTAGAGCCCCGTCTTTAGCTCAAAGTTATTACAATTTAACATTCACAAATTTTATTGGAAATACTCCTTCAGAATCATTTTTAATAGCAAATAATAGCCCTATTGCTCGGAGATTTAATATTGACAAATTAAGAGAAGAAAAGGCTAGAAATTTTAGTTTCGGTTTTACTGCAAAATTAAGTTCAAATTTTAATGCAACCGTAGACACCTACTCTGTTTTTATTAAAGATAGAATTATTTTAAGTGGTAATTTTGATGCCTCAAATTTAGGCCTAGGATTAGATAATGTTCAATTTTTTGCTAATGGAGTAGATACGAAAACAACTGGTATTGATTTGGTTTTAAACTGGAACAAAAGTATTGGTAATAAAACTTTTTCTATTGATTTTTCTGGAAACATAAATTATATGAGTATTTCAGATATCAAAAATAAAATATTAGACCAAGAAACTTTTTTCGGAAAAAGAGATCAACAATTTTTATTAGCATCAGCACCAAAAAGCAAATTTAATCTTGGTTTAAACTATCAATATAAAAAAATTAAAACTTCATTAAATTTTACCAGATTTAGTAAAATTACTTTAATTGATTGGCAACTTAGCCAAGATGTATCTAATTTTAATAATTCTGAGTTAGAACGATTAGAAGCAGCAACAGACATTTATCGACCAAAAATAACAACAGATTTGCATTTAAGTTATCAAATAAATACTCTAATTAATCTACAATTTGGTGCCAATAATTTGTTCAATATTTACCCTACAATACAAAATAGTTATACTGACAGTGGAGGATTATGGGATGCTACACAAATGGGAACAAACGGTTCATTTTACTATACAAAGTTGAATTTAAAACTGTAA
- a CDS encoding FecR family protein, with protein MIKKKYTTIYDFLDDISFTNWVHQNNGTDIGYWDFWIENNPDKKELVENAKALVLGVSFDQKFVSKEKITLEWQKLESKIQAKKLVHKRGLKYLKPFSIAASIVLLISFGVYFLNFNNKIIHKTNYGEILNLKLQDGSTVTLNSNSSLSYYKTDSRKVWLTGEAFFQVEKKIASNAKFWVVTKDLSVEVFGTSFNVSTKKKKTDVFLEEGKIWLKLNNGVNKKMIPGNYISYSSERNEVLEDKNIFNPVIKTSWKDGSLLFENLSLEKAMEKIEETYGYSAVFKDDISKNTLITGAVPITNIDICIKAIEKSVNVLIIKKENNLIISKK; from the coding sequence ATGATTAAGAAAAAGTATACTACAATTTATGATTTTTTAGATGATATCTCATTTACAAATTGGGTGCATCAAAATAATGGCACTGATATTGGTTATTGGGATTTTTGGATTGAAAATAATCCCGACAAAAAAGAATTGGTAGAAAACGCTAAAGCCCTAGTTTTAGGTGTTTCCTTTGATCAAAAATTTGTCAGTAAAGAAAAAATAACTTTAGAATGGCAAAAGTTAGAATCTAAAATTCAAGCAAAAAAACTTGTTCATAAAAGAGGATTAAAATATTTAAAACCATTTAGCATAGCAGCTTCTATTGTTTTATTGATTTCTTTTGGAGTTTACTTTTTAAATTTTAATAATAAAATTATCCATAAAACAAATTATGGAGAGATCTTAAATTTAAAGCTACAAGATGGTAGTACTGTTACTCTAAACTCAAATTCCAGTCTGTCTTATTATAAAACTGATAGTAGAAAAGTTTGGTTAACAGGTGAGGCTTTTTTTCAAGTTGAAAAAAAAATAGCTTCAAATGCAAAATTTTGGGTGGTAACAAAAGATTTGTCTGTTGAGGTTTTTGGAACTTCTTTCAATGTAAGCACAAAAAAGAAAAAAACAGATGTTTTTTTAGAGGAAGGGAAAATTTGGTTAAAATTAAATAATGGAGTGAATAAAAAAATGATTCCAGGAAATTATATTTCTTATTCATCAGAAAGAAATGAAGTATTAGAAGATAAAAATATTTTTAATCCTGTTATAAAAACTTCTTGGAAAGATGGTTCGTTACTCTTTGAAAACCTATCTTTGGAAAAAGCGATGGAAAAAATAGAAGAAACTTATGGTTATTCTGCAGTTTTTAAAGATGATATCAGTAAAAACACTTTAATAACAGGTGCAGTTCCTATTACAAATATCGACATTTGTATAAAGGCTATTGAAAAGTCAGTTAATGTACTTATAATTAAAAAAGAAAATAATTTAATTATAAGCAAAAAATAG
- a CDS encoding RNA polymerase sigma factor has product MNKITDQFIWKALKEGDLRAFSTLFEIYYPQLYSYGLKISKDISITEDSLQDFFLYIYDHRENLSDLDKIAPYLFTAYKRFLINVIKKEKKITKTDFSQEDVLDIQFNAEELITNKETGNFRTKNIPTLLNKLPKRQKEAIYLKYYSGLKATEIAEIMDINYQSVVNILHKAIKNLKEEVSILNLFK; this is encoded by the coding sequence ATGAACAAAATTACAGATCAATTTATTTGGAAAGCCCTAAAGGAAGGAGATCTTAGAGCATTTTCAACACTTTTTGAAATCTATTATCCGCAACTATACAGTTATGGTTTAAAAATATCTAAAGATATTTCCATAACAGAGGATTCTTTACAAGATTTTTTCTTGTATATCTACGACCATAGAGAAAATCTGAGTGATTTAGACAAAATTGCACCATATCTCTTTACTGCTTATAAACGTTTTTTAATTAATGTGATAAAAAAAGAGAAAAAAATAACCAAAACAGACTTTTCTCAAGAAGATGTATTAGATATTCAGTTTAATGCAGAAGAACTCATTACAAATAAAGAAACGGGTAATTTTAGAACAAAAAACATTCCTACTCTTTTAAATAAATTACCAAAAAGACAAAAAGAAGCCATTTATTTAAAATATTATAGTGGTTTAAAAGCTACAGAAATAGCTGAAATTATGGATATAAATTACCAAAGTGTGGTAAATATATTACATAAAGCTATTAAAAATTTAAAAGAAGAAGTTTCGATACTAAATTTATTCAAATAA